The following coding sequences are from one Dreissena polymorpha isolate Duluth1 chromosome 8, UMN_Dpol_1.0, whole genome shotgun sequence window:
- the LOC127841413 gene encoding early endosome antigen 1-like isoform X2: MTRLMENEALFHNPEYCYKMKHGTTDYNRSRLLAVDSLERRHYDGKVPYHRQRHYLKMNLELRDQVEGAIAQSDLLLYKKSNFKTRLKAELVRAHTQLNDNNYYKEQISELKEQLYRFALIEKTLNNVLKDTNSKLRKRNEELKYAQSRLAEADQHTQDMYAELVRIHTQLEDNTYYKQQISELKEHLYRFAWNEQTLQNVLNKTNGKLRESNEELKYAHSRLAEADQHAKEISDVLSQEIRDLWQRLEESESSEHALNIQLQQSRADLKSTKEELKRTQARSNDTNKRASGKDNSHSQDTSDLKKLLEKTQSNERLLQHQLRQTQDDYKKITEQFAKTEIKFKVNSKSKEAELNSLLQQSKEQVNRITRELEDTKTRLNEVNQKANMAEKSLSLEISDLRENIKEFKLINEKLNGKLLQKSEDLRKTTNDLEQARQRLIVANHRESETDNSNSRDNSDLRKLLEKSELNERSLKQQLHETQDNLKKMDEQFAEIKMKKNDPLHGIRIQLKDKSQQVSDLRRMLDISEAKEATFNHQMQNVQDKLQKTTSELEDAKMRLNEARASEEYNSHLQDIRDLKKLLEQSQVNERSLQHQLRQTQDNLKKITEEFEEAKTKETSKARDIEFNKLLQQSKEQVNITTKELQNTQRRLNEVNQTAQMTEKSLTREISELRQKINALKLKNETLNGELQQTKEDLRKTTNEFEEERKRLIEAYHRASETDKSNSQETSDMRKLLETSKINERTLEQQLRQSQENLRKMAERFAEIKKQKEAIDGIRIQLNDKSQEVSDLRKMLDISKAKEATFNNQMQHVQDKLQKTTTELEDTKTRLSKFMGQQLTDNNPNITDLSDKNRPTKLSERFSELYDNEWTDAFEVLGSIYNDERTTIITLITILKDADKYCKEEAERQMERLRKALTLNMETGGSDIPSLINKQMKDCRKALATEAGQHLFEVYTKELSQKSQTRDSAKSALRVTAYLREAFMLCWLMTIQDPPVVFDRILQHGEKFNTELYRSYTKSGPLVNFPVWPTMFLHEGGPVLYKGVAQGCHK, encoded by the exons ATGACGAGGTTGATGGAAAATGA agcTTTATTTCACAACCCGgaatattgttataaaatgaaGCACGGTACAACGGATTACAATAGATCGAGGTTATTAGCCGTAGACTCGCTTGAACG ACGACATTACGATGGCAAAGTGCCATATCATAGACaaagacattatttaaaaatgaatctTGAGCTGCGGGATCAGGTGGAGGGCGCTATCGCACAATCGGATTTGTTACTGTATAAAAAAAGTAACTTCAAAACAAG GTTAAAGGCAGAACTCGTTAGAGCACATACACAGTTGAAcgacaataattattataaagagcAAATCAGCGAGCTCAAAGAACAGTTATATAGGTTCGCGTTGATCGAAAAGACGTTAAATAATGTCTTGAAAGATACTAATAGTAAATTGAGAAAAAGGAACGAAGAATTGAAGTACGCACAATCAAG GCTCGCAGAGGCCGACCAGCACACACAGGACATGTACGCAGAACTCGTTAGAATACATACACAGTTGGAAGACAATACATATTATAAACAGCAAATCAGTGAGCTCAAAGAACATTTATATAGGTTCGCGTGGAATGAACAGACTTTACAGAATGTCTTGAACAAGACTAATGGTAAATTGAGAGAGAGCAACGAAGAATTGAAGTACGCACACTCAAG GCTTGCAGAGGCCGACCAGCACGCGAAGGAGATAAGCGATGTACTTTCTCAGGAAATCAGGGATCTATGGCAGAGGTTGGAGGAATCCGAATCTAGCGAACATGCTTTAAATATCCAGTTGCAGCAAAGCCGGGCAGATCTTAAATCAACAAAGGAGGAATTGAAACGCACACAAGCAAG GTCAAATGATACCAACAAGCGGGCAAGTGGGAAAGACAACAGTCATTCACAGGACACCAGCGATCTTAAAAAACTGTTGGAAAAAACCCAGTCTAACGAAAGACTGTTACAACATCAGTTGCGACAAACCCAAGACGATTACAAGAAAATAACTGAGCAATTTGCAAAGACCGAAATCAA ATTTAAGGTGAACTCAAAATCAAAGGAAGCAGAGCTCAACTCACTTCTGCAACAGTCCAAGGAACAGGTTAACAGAATTACAAGGGAATTGGAGGACACAAAAACAAG ACTGAATGAAGTTAACCAAAAGGCAAACATGGCGGAGAAGAGTCTATCACTGGAAATCAGTGATCTACGAGAAAATATAAAAgaattcaaattaataaatgaGAAATTGAATGGTAAGTTGCTGCAAAAAAGTGAGGATTTGAGAAAAACAACCAACGATTTGGAACAAGCAAGACAAAG GTTAATTGTAGCTAACCATAGGGAAAGCGAGACTGACAATAGCAATTCCAGAGACAACAGTGATTTGAGAAAACTGTTGGAAAAATCTGAATTAAATGAAAGATCGTTAAAACAGCAATTGCATGAAACTCAagacaatttgaaaaaaatggatgAACAGTTTGCAGAAATCAAAATGAA gaaaaatgacccgctaCATGGTATTCGAATTCAGCTAAAGGATAAGAGTCAACAAGTCAGTGATCTAAGGAGAATGTTGGACATATCCGAGGCTAAAGAAGCGACATTTAATCACCAGATGCAGAACGTACAAGATAAGTTACAGAAAACAACCTCAGAACTGGAAGATGCCAAAATGAG GTTAAATGAAGCAAGGGCAAGTGAGGAATACAACAGTCATTTACAGGACATCCGCGATCTTAAAAAACTGTTGGAACAATCCCAGGTTAACGAAAGATCATTACAACATCAGTTGCGACAAACCCAAGacaatttgaagaaaataacTGAAGAATTTGAAGAAGCCAAAaccaa GGAGACATCAAAGGCCAGGGACATAGAGTTTAATAAACTTCTCCAACAATCAAAGGAACAGGTCAATATAACAACAAAGGAATTGCAGAACACTCAAAGAAG ACTCAATGAAGTCAACCAAACGGCGCAAATGACGGAGAAGAGTCTCACACGAGAAATCAGTGAGCTACGACAAAAGATTAatgcattgaaattgaaaaatgaGACATTGAATGGTGAGTTGCAACAAACAAAAGAGGATTTGAGAAAAACAACCAACGAATTCGAGGAAGAAAGAAAAAG GCTGATTGAAGCTTATCATAGGGCAAGCGAGACTGACAAGAGCAATTCCCAAGAAACAAGTGATATGAGAAAATTGCTTGAAACATCTAAAATAAACGAAAGAACTTTAGAACAACAGTTACGACAAAGTCAAGAAAATTTGAGAAAAATGGCTGAGCGATTCGCAGAGATCAAAAA GCAAAAGGAAGCGATCGATGGAATTCGAATTCAGCTAAATGATAAAAGTCAAGAAGTCAGTGATCTAAGGAAAATGTTGGACATATCCAAGGCTAAAGAAGCGACATTTAATAACCAGATGCAGCACGTTCAAGATAAGTTACAGAAAACAACAACTGAACTAGAAGACACCAAAACAAG GTTAAGTAAGTTCATGGGACAACAGTTGACAGACAACAATCCGAACATCACTGACCTCAGCGACAAAAACCGACCAACTAAACTTAGTGAACGTTTCTCAGAGCTGTACGACAACGAATGGACAGATGCCTTCGAAGTTTTGGGGTCTATTTACAATGACGAAAGAACAACGATTATCACACTGATCACAATTTTAAAG GACGCTGACAAGTATTGCAAAGAAGAAGCCGAGAGACAAATGGAACGCCTACGAAAGGCTTTAACATTAAACATGGAAACG GGTGGATCGGATATTCCCAGTTtgataaacaaacaaatgaagGATTGCCGCAAGGCTCTAGCGACGGAAGCAGGGCAGCATCTGTTTGAG GTTTACACTAAGGAGCTATCTCAGAAAAGCCAAACGCGTGACTCAGCTAAGTCCGCCCTACGCGTGACAGCGTATTTGAGAGAGGCATTCATGCTCTGTTGGTTAATGACCATACAAGATCCACCTGTTGTGTTTGACCGCATTCTACAGCACGGAGAGAAATTCAACACGGAGTTATATCGGTCATACACCAAGTCAGGACCACTGGTGAACTTTCCAGTATGGCCAACAATGTTTCTGCACGAGGGCGGACCCGTCTTGTACAAAGGGGTGGCACAAGGATGCCATAAATA A
- the LOC127841413 gene encoding early endosome antigen 1-like isoform X1: protein MTRLMENEALFHNPEYCYKMKHGTTDYNRSRLLAVDSLERRHYDGKVPYHRQRHYLKMNLELRDQVEGAIAQSDLLLYKKSNFKTRLKAELVRAHTQLNDNNYYKEQISELKEQLYRFALIEKTLNNVLKDTNSKLRKRNEELKYAQSRLAEADQHTQDMYAELVRIHTQLEDNTYYKQQISELKEHLYRFAWNEQTLQNVLNKTNGKLRESNEELKYAHSRLAEADQHAKEISDVLSQEIRDLWQRLEESESSEHALNIQLQQSRADLKSTKEELKRTQARSNDTNKRASGKDNSHSQDTSDLKKLLEKTQSNERLLQHQLRQTQDDYKKITEQFAKTEIKFKVNSKSKEAELNSLLQQSKEQVNRITRELEDTKTRLNEVNQKANMAEKSLSLEISDLRENIKEFKLINEKLNGKLLQKSEDLRKTTNDLEQARQRLIVANHRESETDNSNSRDNSDLRKLLEKSELNERSLKQQLHETQDNLKKMDEQFAEIKMKKNDPLHGIRIQLKDKSQQVSDLRRMLDISEAKEATFNHQMQNVQDKLQKTTSELEDAKMRLNEARASEEYNSHLQDIRDLKKLLEQSQVNERSLQHQLRQTQDNLKKITEEFEEAKTKETSKARDIEFNKLLQQSKEQVNITTKELQNTQRRLNEVNQTAQMTEKSLTREISELRQKINALKLKNETLNGELQQTKEDLRKTTNEFEEERKRLIEAYHRASETDKSNSQETSDMRKLLETSKINERTLEQQLRQSQENLRKMAERFAEIKKQKEAIDGIRIQLNDKSQEVSDLRKMLDISKAKEATFNNQMQHVQDKLQKTTTELEDTKTRLSKFMGQQLTDNNPNITDLSDKNRPTKLSERFSELYDNEWTDAFEVLGSIYNDERTTIITLITILKDADKYCKEEAERQMERLRKALTLNMETGGSDIPSLINKQMKDCRKALATEAGQHLFEVYTKELSQKSQTRDSAKSALRVTAYLREAFMLCWLMTIQDPPVVFDRILQHGEKFNTELYRSYTKSGPLVNFPVWPTMFLHEGGPVLYKGVAQGCHK, encoded by the exons ATGACGAGGTTGATGGAAAATGA agcTTTATTTCACAACCCGgaatattgttataaaatgaaGCACGGTACAACGGATTACAATAGATCGAGGTTATTAGCCGTAGACTCGCTTGAACG ACGACATTACGATGGCAAAGTGCCATATCATAGACaaagacattatttaaaaatgaatctTGAGCTGCGGGATCAGGTGGAGGGCGCTATCGCACAATCGGATTTGTTACTGTATAAAAAAAGTAACTTCAAAACAAG GTTAAAGGCAGAACTCGTTAGAGCACATACACAGTTGAAcgacaataattattataaagagcAAATCAGCGAGCTCAAAGAACAGTTATATAGGTTCGCGTTGATCGAAAAGACGTTAAATAATGTCTTGAAAGATACTAATAGTAAATTGAGAAAAAGGAACGAAGAATTGAAGTACGCACAATCAAG GCTCGCAGAGGCCGACCAGCACACACAGGACATGTACGCAGAACTCGTTAGAATACATACACAGTTGGAAGACAATACATATTATAAACAGCAAATCAGTGAGCTCAAAGAACATTTATATAGGTTCGCGTGGAATGAACAGACTTTACAGAATGTCTTGAACAAGACTAATGGTAAATTGAGAGAGAGCAACGAAGAATTGAAGTACGCACACTCAAG GCTTGCAGAGGCCGACCAGCACGCGAAGGAGATAAGCGATGTACTTTCTCAGGAAATCAGGGATCTATGGCAGAGGTTGGAGGAATCCGAATCTAGCGAACATGCTTTAAATATCCAGTTGCAGCAAAGCCGGGCAGATCTTAAATCAACAAAGGAGGAATTGAAACGCACACAAGCAAG GTCAAATGATACCAACAAGCGGGCAAGTGGGAAAGACAACAGTCATTCACAGGACACCAGCGATCTTAAAAAACTGTTGGAAAAAACCCAGTCTAACGAAAGACTGTTACAACATCAGTTGCGACAAACCCAAGACGATTACAAGAAAATAACTGAGCAATTTGCAAAGACCGAAATCAA ATTTAAGGTGAACTCAAAATCAAAGGAAGCAGAGCTCAACTCACTTCTGCAACAGTCCAAGGAACAGGTTAACAGAATTACAAGGGAATTGGAGGACACAAAAACAAG ACTGAATGAAGTTAACCAAAAGGCAAACATGGCGGAGAAGAGTCTATCACTGGAAATCAGTGATCTACGAGAAAATATAAAAgaattcaaattaataaatgaGAAATTGAATGGTAAGTTGCTGCAAAAAAGTGAGGATTTGAGAAAAACAACCAACGATTTGGAACAAGCAAGACAAAG GTTAATTGTAGCTAACCATAGGGAAAGCGAGACTGACAATAGCAATTCCAGAGACAACAGTGATTTGAGAAAACTGTTGGAAAAATCTGAATTAAATGAAAGATCGTTAAAACAGCAATTGCATGAAACTCAagacaatttgaaaaaaatggatgAACAGTTTGCAGAAATCAAAATGAA gaaaaatgacccgctaCATGGTATTCGAATTCAGCTAAAGGATAAGAGTCAACAAGTCAGTGATCTAAGGAGAATGTTGGACATATCCGAGGCTAAAGAAGCGACATTTAATCACCAGATGCAGAACGTACAAGATAAGTTACAGAAAACAACCTCAGAACTGGAAGATGCCAAAATGAG GTTAAATGAAGCAAGGGCAAGTGAGGAATACAACAGTCATTTACAGGACATCCGCGATCTTAAAAAACTGTTGGAACAATCCCAGGTTAACGAAAGATCATTACAACATCAGTTGCGACAAACCCAAGacaatttgaagaaaataacTGAAGAATTTGAAGAAGCCAAAaccaa GGAGACATCAAAGGCCAGGGACATAGAGTTTAATAAACTTCTCCAACAATCAAAGGAACAGGTCAATATAACAACAAAGGAATTGCAGAACACTCAAAGAAG ACTCAATGAAGTCAACCAAACGGCGCAAATGACGGAGAAGAGTCTCACACGAGAAATCAGTGAGCTACGACAAAAGATTAatgcattgaaattgaaaaatgaGACATTGAATGGTGAGTTGCAACAAACAAAAGAGGATTTGAGAAAAACAACCAACGAATTCGAGGAAGAAAGAAAAAG GCTGATTGAAGCTTATCATAGGGCAAGCGAGACTGACAAGAGCAATTCCCAAGAAACAAGTGATATGAGAAAATTGCTTGAAACATCTAAAATAAACGAAAGAACTTTAGAACAACAGTTACGACAAAGTCAAGAAAATTTGAGAAAAATGGCTGAGCGATTCGCAGAGATCAAAAA GCAAAAGGAAGCGATCGATGGAATTCGAATTCAGCTAAATGATAAAAGTCAAGAAGTCAGTGATCTAAGGAAAATGTTGGACATATCCAAGGCTAAAGAAGCGACATTTAATAACCAGATGCAGCACGTTCAAGATAAGTTACAGAAAACAACAACTGAACTAGAAGACACCAAAACAAG GTTAAGTAAGTTCATGGGACAACAGTTGACAGACAACAATCCGAACATCACTGACCTCAGCGACAAAAACCGACCAACTAAACTTAGTGAACGTTTCTCAGAGCTGTACGACAACGAATGGACAGATGCCTTCGAAGTTTTGGGGTCTATTTACAATGACGAAAGAACAACGATTATCACACTGATCACAATTTTAAAG GACGCTGACAAGTATTGCAAAGAAGAAGCCGAGAGACAAATGGAACGCCTACGAAAGGCTTTAACATTAAACATGGAAACG GGTGGATCGGATATTCCCAGTTtgataaacaaacaaatgaagGATTGCCGCAAGGCTCTAGCGACGGAAGCAGGGCAGCATCTGTTTGAG GTTTACACTAAGGAGCTATCTCAGAAAAGCCAAACGCGTGACTCAGCTAAGTCCGCCCTACGCGTGACAGCGTATTTGAGAGAGGCATTCATGCTCTGTTGGTTAATGACCATACAAGATCCACCTGTTGTGTTTGACCGCATTCTACAGCACGGAGAGAAATTCAACACGGAGTTATATCGGTCATACACCAAGTCAGGACCACTGGTGAACTTTCCAGTATGGCCAACAATGTTTCTGCACGAGGGCGGACCCGTCTTGTACAAAGGGGTGGCACAAGGATGCCATAAATAG
- the LOC127841413 gene encoding early endosome antigen 1-like isoform X4: MKHGTTDYNRSRLLAVDSLERRHYDGKVPYHRQRHYLKMNLELRDQVEGAIAQSDLLLYKKSNFKTRLKAELVRAHTQLNDNNYYKEQISELKEQLYRFALIEKTLNNVLKDTNSKLRKRNEELKYAQSRLAEADQHTQDMYAELVRIHTQLEDNTYYKQQISELKEHLYRFAWNEQTLQNVLNKTNGKLRESNEELKYAHSRLAEADQHAKEISDVLSQEIRDLWQRLEESESSEHALNIQLQQSRADLKSTKEELKRTQARSNDTNKRASGKDNSHSQDTSDLKKLLEKTQSNERLLQHQLRQTQDDYKKITEQFAKTEIKFKVNSKSKEAELNSLLQQSKEQVNRITRELEDTKTRLNEVNQKANMAEKSLSLEISDLRENIKEFKLINEKLNGKLLQKSEDLRKTTNDLEQARQRLIVANHRESETDNSNSRDNSDLRKLLEKSELNERSLKQQLHETQDNLKKMDEQFAEIKMKKNDPLHGIRIQLKDKSQQVSDLRRMLDISEAKEATFNHQMQNVQDKLQKTTSELEDAKMRLNEARASEEYNSHLQDIRDLKKLLEQSQVNERSLQHQLRQTQDNLKKITEEFEEAKTKETSKARDIEFNKLLQQSKEQVNITTKELQNTQRRLNEVNQTAQMTEKSLTREISELRQKINALKLKNETLNGELQQTKEDLRKTTNEFEEERKRLIEAYHRASETDKSNSQETSDMRKLLETSKINERTLEQQLRQSQENLRKMAERFAEIKKQKEAIDGIRIQLNDKSQEVSDLRKMLDISKAKEATFNNQMQHVQDKLQKTTTELEDTKTRLSKFMGQQLTDNNPNITDLSDKNRPTKLSERFSELYDNEWTDAFEVLGSIYNDERTTIITLITILKDADKYCKEEAERQMERLRKALTLNMETGGSDIPSLINKQMKDCRKALATEAGQHLFEVYTKELSQKSQTRDSAKSALRVTAYLREAFMLCWLMTIQDPPVVFDRILQHGEKFNTELYRSYTKSGPLVNFPVWPTMFLHEGGPVLYKGVAQGCHK, from the exons atgaaGCACGGTACAACGGATTACAATAGATCGAGGTTATTAGCCGTAGACTCGCTTGAACG ACGACATTACGATGGCAAAGTGCCATATCATAGACaaagacattatttaaaaatgaatctTGAGCTGCGGGATCAGGTGGAGGGCGCTATCGCACAATCGGATTTGTTACTGTATAAAAAAAGTAACTTCAAAACAAG GTTAAAGGCAGAACTCGTTAGAGCACATACACAGTTGAAcgacaataattattataaagagcAAATCAGCGAGCTCAAAGAACAGTTATATAGGTTCGCGTTGATCGAAAAGACGTTAAATAATGTCTTGAAAGATACTAATAGTAAATTGAGAAAAAGGAACGAAGAATTGAAGTACGCACAATCAAG GCTCGCAGAGGCCGACCAGCACACACAGGACATGTACGCAGAACTCGTTAGAATACATACACAGTTGGAAGACAATACATATTATAAACAGCAAATCAGTGAGCTCAAAGAACATTTATATAGGTTCGCGTGGAATGAACAGACTTTACAGAATGTCTTGAACAAGACTAATGGTAAATTGAGAGAGAGCAACGAAGAATTGAAGTACGCACACTCAAG GCTTGCAGAGGCCGACCAGCACGCGAAGGAGATAAGCGATGTACTTTCTCAGGAAATCAGGGATCTATGGCAGAGGTTGGAGGAATCCGAATCTAGCGAACATGCTTTAAATATCCAGTTGCAGCAAAGCCGGGCAGATCTTAAATCAACAAAGGAGGAATTGAAACGCACACAAGCAAG GTCAAATGATACCAACAAGCGGGCAAGTGGGAAAGACAACAGTCATTCACAGGACACCAGCGATCTTAAAAAACTGTTGGAAAAAACCCAGTCTAACGAAAGACTGTTACAACATCAGTTGCGACAAACCCAAGACGATTACAAGAAAATAACTGAGCAATTTGCAAAGACCGAAATCAA ATTTAAGGTGAACTCAAAATCAAAGGAAGCAGAGCTCAACTCACTTCTGCAACAGTCCAAGGAACAGGTTAACAGAATTACAAGGGAATTGGAGGACACAAAAACAAG ACTGAATGAAGTTAACCAAAAGGCAAACATGGCGGAGAAGAGTCTATCACTGGAAATCAGTGATCTACGAGAAAATATAAAAgaattcaaattaataaatgaGAAATTGAATGGTAAGTTGCTGCAAAAAAGTGAGGATTTGAGAAAAACAACCAACGATTTGGAACAAGCAAGACAAAG GTTAATTGTAGCTAACCATAGGGAAAGCGAGACTGACAATAGCAATTCCAGAGACAACAGTGATTTGAGAAAACTGTTGGAAAAATCTGAATTAAATGAAAGATCGTTAAAACAGCAATTGCATGAAACTCAagacaatttgaaaaaaatggatgAACAGTTTGCAGAAATCAAAATGAA gaaaaatgacccgctaCATGGTATTCGAATTCAGCTAAAGGATAAGAGTCAACAAGTCAGTGATCTAAGGAGAATGTTGGACATATCCGAGGCTAAAGAAGCGACATTTAATCACCAGATGCAGAACGTACAAGATAAGTTACAGAAAACAACCTCAGAACTGGAAGATGCCAAAATGAG GTTAAATGAAGCAAGGGCAAGTGAGGAATACAACAGTCATTTACAGGACATCCGCGATCTTAAAAAACTGTTGGAACAATCCCAGGTTAACGAAAGATCATTACAACATCAGTTGCGACAAACCCAAGacaatttgaagaaaataacTGAAGAATTTGAAGAAGCCAAAaccaa GGAGACATCAAAGGCCAGGGACATAGAGTTTAATAAACTTCTCCAACAATCAAAGGAACAGGTCAATATAACAACAAAGGAATTGCAGAACACTCAAAGAAG ACTCAATGAAGTCAACCAAACGGCGCAAATGACGGAGAAGAGTCTCACACGAGAAATCAGTGAGCTACGACAAAAGATTAatgcattgaaattgaaaaatgaGACATTGAATGGTGAGTTGCAACAAACAAAAGAGGATTTGAGAAAAACAACCAACGAATTCGAGGAAGAAAGAAAAAG GCTGATTGAAGCTTATCATAGGGCAAGCGAGACTGACAAGAGCAATTCCCAAGAAACAAGTGATATGAGAAAATTGCTTGAAACATCTAAAATAAACGAAAGAACTTTAGAACAACAGTTACGACAAAGTCAAGAAAATTTGAGAAAAATGGCTGAGCGATTCGCAGAGATCAAAAA GCAAAAGGAAGCGATCGATGGAATTCGAATTCAGCTAAATGATAAAAGTCAAGAAGTCAGTGATCTAAGGAAAATGTTGGACATATCCAAGGCTAAAGAAGCGACATTTAATAACCAGATGCAGCACGTTCAAGATAAGTTACAGAAAACAACAACTGAACTAGAAGACACCAAAACAAG GTTAAGTAAGTTCATGGGACAACAGTTGACAGACAACAATCCGAACATCACTGACCTCAGCGACAAAAACCGACCAACTAAACTTAGTGAACGTTTCTCAGAGCTGTACGACAACGAATGGACAGATGCCTTCGAAGTTTTGGGGTCTATTTACAATGACGAAAGAACAACGATTATCACACTGATCACAATTTTAAAG GACGCTGACAAGTATTGCAAAGAAGAAGCCGAGAGACAAATGGAACGCCTACGAAAGGCTTTAACATTAAACATGGAAACG GGTGGATCGGATATTCCCAGTTtgataaacaaacaaatgaagGATTGCCGCAAGGCTCTAGCGACGGAAGCAGGGCAGCATCTGTTTGAG GTTTACACTAAGGAGCTATCTCAGAAAAGCCAAACGCGTGACTCAGCTAAGTCCGCCCTACGCGTGACAGCGTATTTGAGAGAGGCATTCATGCTCTGTTGGTTAATGACCATACAAGATCCACCTGTTGTGTTTGACCGCATTCTACAGCACGGAGAGAAATTCAACACGGAGTTATATCGGTCATACACCAAGTCAGGACCACTGGTGAACTTTCCAGTATGGCCAACAATGTTTCTGCACGAGGGCGGACCCGTCTTGTACAAAGGGGTGGCACAAGGATGCCATAAATAG